In Thermospira aquatica, the following proteins share a genomic window:
- a CDS encoding divergent PAP2 family protein — MRVLFELLHNKVLLPALCAQLSSQLFKIIRTWIKAKEIRLDHIAQYGDFPSAHTAFIVSGTLMAGLVEGWQSAVFALGVIFSSIVISDALVQRKALEKTQEAVESLAGKKIFNPPFRGHTGKEILAGAVIGIIWVVFFSIIWQV, encoded by the coding sequence ATGAGAGTACTTTTTGAGCTTCTCCACAATAAAGTTCTTCTTCCGGCGCTTTGTGCTCAGCTATCATCCCAGCTCTTTAAAATCATACGGACATGGATAAAGGCAAAAGAGATTCGCTTGGATCATATTGCACAGTATGGAGACTTTCCTTCAGCCCACACAGCTTTCATTGTTTCCGGGACTCTCATGGCTGGTCTGGTAGAGGGGTGGCAATCTGCCGTATTTGCCCTTGGGGTAATATTTTCTTCGATTGTCATTTCAGATGCTCTTGTCCAGCGAAAGGCTCTCGAAAAAACCCAAGAGGCAGTGGAAAGTCTTGCAGGCAAAAAGATATTTAACCCTCCATTTCGGGGTCACACAGGAAAAGAAATCCTTGCTGGGGCAGTTATTGGTATCATCTGGGTGGTGTTCTTTTCCATCATCTGGCAAGTTTAA
- the topA gene encoding type I DNA topoisomerase, with amino-acid sequence MARGRKSSAEKKVEPKQLKKLVVVESPSKASTIKKYLGKEYEVLSSVGHVIDLPKSRMGVNLENFEPEYIVMRDKSQVLKKLREAAKEAEVVYLASDPDREGEAIAWHIRNDLTKNILKKYGRSIPIQRVKFNEITKNEIEEKIKSPEEINEKLVQAQQGRRVIDRIFGYQLSPLLWKKIKSGLSAGRVQSVALRLICEREDEIQKFIPQEYWEIEVSLKKEKTKFSAMLTRIDGKKAEIHTETDAMALVERLKKATYVVREVKKKIASRQSQPPFITSTLQQAANTFYGYSTAKTMQIAQQLYEGIDIGSTRTGLITYMRTDSTRISPVGIAQARAYIEKNLGKDYLPEHPRVFSNKQNAQDAHEAIRPTNVEYTPESIAKYLTPEQLKIYTLIWKRFVASQMTASQYEQVSVEIDASGLTLQASSSKQIFDGYQRIYDMSKAEREENTKSLPHLQEGDKVEFVSVNPEQKFTTPPPRYTEASLVKEMEEKGIGRPSTYAPTIRTLFERHYIKKEGKSLVPTLLGQKVNEMLVNHFNKLVDISFTAHMETELDEVETGEKPWKEVVRDFYLPFSQILESAYANIESIKGTMDEPTPYVCEICGKPMVKKLGRYGYFLACSGWPECKNAKSLPLGKCPRCETGLVVEKKSRGKRVFYACNRYPECDFATFLKPAIRDGQYVSCPRCGALLFQKTENKKMLFVCLKEGCGYEEDVR; translated from the coding sequence ATGGCTCGTGGACGTAAATCTTCAGCCGAAAAGAAGGTGGAACCAAAACAACTCAAGAAACTTGTGGTAGTTGAGTCTCCTTCTAAGGCCAGCACTATTAAAAAGTATTTAGGCAAGGAGTACGAGGTCCTCTCGTCGGTGGGTCACGTGATAGATCTTCCAAAATCCCGTATGGGAGTAAATCTTGAAAATTTTGAACCTGAGTACATTGTGATGCGTGATAAGTCCCAGGTTCTTAAAAAATTACGAGAGGCAGCGAAAGAAGCAGAAGTGGTGTATCTTGCCTCCGATCCTGATAGAGAGGGAGAGGCTATTGCCTGGCATATCCGAAATGATTTGACCAAGAATATTCTCAAGAAATACGGTCGTTCTATTCCCATCCAGAGGGTAAAATTTAATGAAATCACAAAAAATGAAATCGAAGAAAAGATCAAATCTCCCGAAGAAATCAACGAAAAACTTGTTCAGGCCCAGCAGGGCAGAAGAGTGATTGACAGGATCTTTGGATATCAGCTTTCCCCTCTCTTGTGGAAAAAGATCAAATCAGGGCTCTCGGCAGGTCGTGTTCAGTCTGTGGCTTTGAGACTGATCTGCGAGCGAGAGGATGAGATCCAGAAATTTATCCCCCAAGAATACTGGGAAATCGAAGTTTCGCTCAAAAAAGAAAAAACAAAATTTTCTGCCATGCTTACCCGCATTGATGGAAAAAAAGCCGAGATTCATACCGAAACAGATGCTATGGCCCTCGTGGAAAGGCTGAAAAAAGCCACATATGTAGTCAGAGAAGTCAAGAAAAAAATAGCCAGCCGTCAATCTCAACCTCCTTTTATCACCAGCACCCTTCAACAGGCGGCCAATACCTTTTATGGATATTCTACAGCCAAAACCATGCAGATAGCTCAACAGTTATACGAAGGTATCGATATTGGTTCTACCCGCACAGGTCTCATTACCTATATGAGAACAGATTCCACACGCATTTCTCCTGTGGGAATAGCTCAGGCAAGAGCCTATATCGAAAAAAACTTGGGAAAAGATTATCTACCAGAGCACCCTCGTGTTTTTTCTAATAAACAAAATGCTCAAGACGCTCACGAGGCTATTCGTCCGACGAACGTGGAATATACCCCTGAAAGTATAGCCAAGTATCTTACTCCTGAGCAACTCAAAATTTATACTCTTATCTGGAAGCGCTTCGTGGCCTCTCAGATGACAGCAAGCCAATACGAGCAGGTTTCGGTTGAGATTGACGCAAGTGGCTTAACACTCCAGGCTAGCTCTTCCAAACAGATTTTTGATGGGTATCAAAGAATCTACGATATGAGCAAGGCAGAAAGAGAAGAAAATACCAAATCTCTACCACATCTACAAGAAGGAGATAAAGTAGAGTTTGTTTCTGTCAATCCTGAACAAAAGTTTACCACGCCTCCTCCTCGTTATACAGAAGCTTCGTTAGTAAAAGAAATGGAAGAGAAGGGGATTGGACGACCTTCCACCTATGCTCCAACGATTCGAACCCTTTTTGAGAGACATTACATCAAAAAAGAGGGAAAAAGTCTTGTACCCACCCTTCTCGGACAAAAGGTCAATGAGATGCTGGTCAACCATTTTAACAAGCTTGTAGACATTTCTTTTACCGCTCATATGGAAACAGAATTGGATGAGGTGGAAACGGGAGAAAAACCCTGGAAAGAGGTTGTTCGAGATTTTTATCTTCCTTTTTCTCAGATTTTGGAAAGCGCTTATGCCAATATTGAAAGTATCAAAGGGACTATGGATGAACCAACTCCCTATGTGTGTGAGATTTGTGGGAAACCCATGGTTAAAAAACTTGGAAGATACGGGTATTTTTTGGCGTGTAGTGGTTGGCCCGAATGTAAAAACGCCAAGTCTCTTCCCCTCGGAAAATGTCCCCGGTGTGAAACTGGTCTTGTTGTAGAGAAAAAGTCGCGGGGAAAACGGGTCTTTTATGCCTGTAACCGTTATCCAGAGTGTGATTTTGCTACCTTTTTAAAACCCGCCATCAGAGATGGACAGTATGTGTCCTGTCCTCGTTGTGGAGCACTTCTTTTCCAGAAAACAGAAAACAAAAAAATGCTTTTCGTGTGTTTGAAAGAGGGATGTGGATATGAAGAAGACGTTCGTTAG
- a CDS encoding beta-alanine-activating enzyme beta-propeller domain-containing protein, whose product MRRLFVVGGIILVSLGWGQKLIWQTNLNTLVVATPTAYNGNIYVTTYSKEILGFSPEGELLFRVTGNAPFTSSPLVLSNYLYVTGLDGTLYTIDSENGTILWKSTLPQSFSSPLSSANNILYTGSLSNTLYALNANSGIIRWQASLKGPVYARVLVNEDSLYVGDFSGNISRFDLDGKVLWETNLGGKIFSSPVKWQNLIFFGSSTGNFYAMNTNGTVVWRISNTKPISASPVLYEKSVIVGGYDGYLSAIEGETGKILWQTKLSNIIEASPVIGNGKVYVADYSGRLFAIDATDGTILWEYQVGNAVRSSPILVNGRIVLITINGLLSVIEVDDKTVTAGPSLNPYLTGKEIPSPTNDLLQEENPAETNLTNEEIKPQVTPSATETVTLPEIVATNIITVTNVETITEVITNVVFLTNTITISNAVEKWLPTTKGTYVIQVGAFRSRSNSQALIKRLKQQGWYAYEARIKIRGKTYYRVRVGYFTTRQEAYNAEKQLQKQGLPTIVIRGK is encoded by the coding sequence ATGCGTCGACTTTTTGTTGTAGGGGGAATAATTCTTGTGTCTCTTGGGTGGGGGCAAAAACTCATATGGCAAACCAATCTCAATACCCTGGTGGTAGCAACCCCTACAGCGTATAATGGGAATATATATGTCACCACCTATAGTAAGGAGATTCTTGGATTCTCTCCTGAAGGGGAGCTTTTATTCCGTGTGACGGGAAACGCGCCTTTTACCTCTTCTCCTCTTGTTCTTTCAAACTATCTCTATGTTACTGGGCTGGACGGAACTCTCTACACCATCGACAGCGAGAATGGTACTATTCTCTGGAAATCTACTCTTCCCCAGAGTTTTTCCAGTCCTTTGAGTAGTGCCAATAACATCCTTTATACGGGAAGTCTCAGTAATACCCTGTATGCATTGAATGCAAACAGTGGTATCATACGATGGCAAGCCTCTCTCAAAGGGCCGGTATACGCTCGGGTACTGGTGAATGAAGACTCCCTGTATGTGGGGGATTTTTCGGGAAATATAAGCCGCTTTGATCTCGACGGGAAAGTTCTGTGGGAAACAAATCTCGGTGGAAAAATCTTTTCTTCTCCTGTAAAATGGCAAAACCTCATTTTTTTTGGTTCCTCGACGGGGAATTTTTATGCCATGAATACCAATGGTACAGTGGTGTGGAGAATAAGTAATACCAAACCAATCTCTGCAAGTCCAGTTCTTTATGAGAAGAGTGTCATTGTTGGAGGATACGACGGCTATCTCTCAGCTATTGAGGGAGAAACAGGAAAAATCCTCTGGCAAACCAAACTCTCCAACATTATAGAGGCTTCTCCGGTAATAGGTAACGGTAAAGTCTACGTGGCAGACTATTCTGGTCGTCTCTTTGCTATTGATGCAACCGATGGTACCATCCTCTGGGAATACCAGGTAGGAAATGCTGTTCGTTCAAGCCCCATACTTGTGAACGGAAGAATTGTGCTCATAACCATAAACGGTCTTCTCTCAGTGATTGAGGTCGATGATAAGACCGTCACCGCTGGACCCTCCTTGAATCCTTACCTCACAGGAAAAGAAATCCCATCTCCAACAAACGACCTTCTTCAAGAAGAAAACCCTGCCGAGACAAATCTCACCAATGAAGAGATCAAACCTCAGGTAACTCCTTCAGCGACTGAAACAGTAACACTTCCGGAGATTGTAGCAACCAACATCATCACAGTAACCAATGTGGAAACCATCACAGAGGTAATAACCAATGTTGTTTTCCTCACCAATACGATAACGATATCCAATGCCGTAGAAAAATGGCTTCCAACCACAAAAGGAACCTATGTGATCCAGGTAGGAGCATTCCGGAGTAGAAGCAACAGCCAGGCTCTTATTAAACGCTTGAAACAACAGGGATGGTATGCCTATGAAGCCAGAATAAAAATACGGGGAAAAACCTACTATCGTGTTCGAGTGGGTTATTTCACTACTCGACAAGAAGCCTACAACGCTGAGAAACAACTTCAGAAACAGGGTCTTCCAACAATCGTAATTCGTGGGAAATAG
- the rpoD gene encoding RNA polymerase sigma factor RpoD, which translates to MEFEGIDMEALMPLIKYGKEKGILTYDELLQRLPDDIVSSQEKVEYVVRILEENDITLTENMFDEFEDFFDDEDLESFIIESEEDQTDNPLRVYLKKIGRVPLLSPEQEIEIARKIEEGQLKIRTAVHDSGIFIPEVEEITSRLLDPRNEGKYTGKLYDFFNLPKIYNMNRKEKQERMKIVEKVGEFLKNYHAHVDPLKGAWLVASPEEKKAIKKQINEFNNAFLMFVQNIDLNPKLTENAAAKLRTIYKEIKEMQDTLRIIEENNNMTIEEILALKEKYPDNIQLQNVIANIERIQQKLKSYEPMYTATIPELIHWGEEVTIGQEIVDKHKQELVNANLRLVVSIAKRYINRGVHLFDLIQEGNMGLLRAVEKFDHNKGYKFSTYATWWIRQAITRSISEQSRTIRIPIHMIEQINKIKKIEMDLTQELGAFPSIEEIAQRMGCSPDKVRKIKVVANDPVSLETPVGRDEDSLLGDFIEDNRATSPLNSTMSNMLREQLFEIINQLPYREQRVLILRFGLEDGCPHTLEEVGYTLGVTRERVRQIEAKSLRKLRNPKNVKKLLDS; encoded by the coding sequence ATGGAATTCGAAGGTATCGATATGGAAGCCTTGATGCCTTTGATCAAGTATGGTAAGGAAAAGGGTATCCTTACCTACGATGAACTTTTGCAAAGGTTACCGGATGATATTGTGTCCTCACAGGAGAAAGTAGAATACGTTGTGCGTATTCTTGAGGAAAATGACATTACACTCACCGAAAACATGTTTGACGAGTTTGAGGACTTTTTTGATGATGAAGATCTGGAAAGCTTTATCATTGAATCCGAAGAGGATCAAACAGACAACCCTCTTCGTGTTTATCTAAAAAAGATTGGGAGGGTTCCACTTCTCTCTCCTGAGCAGGAGATTGAGATAGCTCGTAAGATCGAAGAAGGTCAACTCAAGATACGAACAGCAGTTCATGATTCTGGTATATTTATTCCCGAAGTTGAAGAGATAACTTCTCGTCTGCTGGATCCTCGAAATGAAGGAAAATATACCGGCAAACTGTATGACTTTTTTAACCTCCCCAAGATTTACAACATGAATCGAAAAGAGAAGCAGGAGCGCATGAAAATCGTCGAGAAAGTAGGGGAATTTCTAAAAAATTATCATGCTCATGTTGATCCTTTAAAGGGAGCCTGGTTGGTTGCCTCTCCAGAAGAAAAAAAAGCCATCAAAAAACAGATCAATGAGTTTAACAATGCCTTTCTGATGTTTGTGCAAAATATAGACCTTAATCCCAAGCTTACGGAAAATGCTGCAGCAAAATTACGTACTATCTATAAGGAAATCAAAGAAATGCAGGATACGCTGCGTATTATTGAAGAAAATAACAACATGACTATTGAAGAGATTCTCGCCCTCAAAGAAAAGTATCCTGATAACATTCAGCTTCAAAACGTGATAGCCAACATCGAAAGAATACAACAGAAACTCAAAAGTTACGAACCTATGTATACGGCTACTATCCCTGAACTTATTCATTGGGGAGAGGAGGTGACTATTGGTCAGGAGATTGTCGATAAGCATAAACAGGAACTGGTAAATGCCAATCTTCGTCTGGTTGTCTCTATTGCCAAGCGTTATATTAACCGTGGTGTCCATCTCTTTGATCTTATCCAGGAAGGAAATATGGGGCTTTTGCGTGCTGTTGAAAAGTTTGACCATAACAAGGGATACAAATTTTCCACCTATGCAACCTGGTGGATAAGGCAAGCCATCACTCGTTCTATCTCTGAACAGTCTCGAACCATTCGTATTCCTATTCACATGATTGAACAGATTAACAAGATCAAAAAGATAGAAATGGATCTCACACAAGAATTAGGCGCTTTTCCTTCTATTGAGGAGATAGCTCAACGTATGGGGTGCTCCCCTGACAAGGTTCGCAAAATTAAAGTAGTAGCCAACGATCCTGTTTCCCTTGAAACCCCTGTAGGTAGGGACGAAGACTCATTGCTAGGGGATTTTATTGAGGATAATCGTGCTACTAGCCCATTAAATTCCACTATGTCTAACATGTTGCGGGAACAGCTCTTTGAAATTATCAACCAGTTACCTTACCGCGAACAGCGGGTTCTTATCCTTCGTTTTGGACTCGAAGATGGCTGTCCTCATACTCTGGAAGAGGTTGGGTATACCCTCGGAGTGACCAGAGAGCGTGTGAGACAGATTGAAGCGAAATCTCTTCGCAAGCTCCGTAACCCCAAAAATGTGAAAAAGCTTTTGGATTCTTAA
- the dnaG gene encoding DNA primase, whose protein sequence is MIPDHIKDKILSKVSLVDIMEREGIQFVRKGRQYMALCPFHKERTPSFSVNNEEGVYYCFGCHAKGNAITFLKEYKHLSFIEAMEYLARLANEDISLYLSGGTKSEERRQDYISFYQQAVDFYAKNLWSSKGEKAREYLFSRGLNEETIKKFRMGYSSDPREIGEYLHSRGFSYAQMVKWGLLGSYEHRDRFAGRILFPIYDREGYPIAFGGRIFGTTEGVKYLNSPETPWFKKSDVLYGFFHAKDTLVKEKKAILVEGYMDVLSLHQAGITSAVAPLGTALTEAHLQLLQRYVDKVILLFDGDSAGLQAASRSLDILIETNMESGVVILPQNMDPDEMILEKGKDAFLQFLEHEIQSPLQFKWMYIREYQLKEQPLNKHLEEMFQFLSKISQPVAQHEAIVSLAALVNLNPNILYEDFRRYLQKRKNFRGSSEQKDTLVALQQESVAEEYERTLLAMLIKFPDKTALEMIESMITPEMFTNERYREWFYYLIENKPTMAIMYEKVAEDDALCKKIAEPGEENVTPEKFMELIYTFYAYYVKRKSQECTLKLQQAQKQQADADWLKTLYTEKTHLEEELQKVRQILDELHQQVWQ, encoded by the coding sequence ATGATTCCTGATCATATAAAGGATAAAATTCTTTCAAAGGTTTCACTTGTAGATATCATGGAACGAGAAGGCATTCAATTTGTGAGAAAAGGACGCCAATATATGGCATTGTGTCCTTTTCATAAGGAGCGTACCCCTTCTTTTTCTGTTAATAATGAGGAGGGAGTGTATTACTGTTTTGGTTGTCATGCCAAAGGAAATGCTATTACTTTTCTCAAAGAATATAAGCATTTGTCTTTTATCGAAGCGATGGAGTATCTGGCAAGATTAGCCAACGAGGATATAAGCCTTTATCTTTCTGGAGGCACAAAATCAGAAGAAAGACGACAGGATTATATTTCGTTTTATCAGCAGGCAGTGGATTTTTACGCTAAAAATCTCTGGTCTTCCAAAGGAGAAAAGGCACGAGAGTACCTGTTTTCTCGAGGTTTAAACGAGGAAACCATCAAAAAGTTTCGAATGGGGTATAGTAGTGATCCACGTGAGATCGGAGAATATCTTCACAGCCGTGGATTTTCGTATGCCCAGATGGTGAAATGGGGGCTCCTTGGATCATACGAGCATCGCGATAGATTTGCGGGGAGGATTCTTTTTCCTATCTATGATCGCGAAGGATATCCCATTGCTTTTGGAGGGAGAATTTTTGGAACAACAGAAGGTGTTAAGTATCTCAATAGTCCAGAAACCCCATGGTTTAAAAAAAGTGATGTCTTGTATGGTTTTTTTCATGCAAAAGACACCCTTGTAAAAGAAAAAAAGGCAATCCTTGTGGAAGGGTATATGGATGTTCTGAGTCTCCATCAGGCGGGTATTACATCAGCCGTAGCTCCTCTCGGAACAGCTCTTACGGAGGCACATCTTCAGTTGCTGCAGCGTTATGTCGATAAAGTAATACTTTTATTTGATGGGGATAGTGCAGGGTTACAGGCTGCTTCACGATCTCTTGATATCCTCATAGAAACCAATATGGAGAGTGGGGTGGTGATTCTTCCACAGAATATGGATCCAGATGAAATGATTTTAGAAAAAGGGAAAGATGCGTTTTTACAATTTCTGGAACACGAAATCCAAAGTCCTCTTCAATTTAAATGGATGTATATCCGCGAATATCAGCTAAAAGAGCAGCCTCTCAACAAACATCTTGAGGAAATGTTTCAATTTTTGTCTAAAATTTCACAACCAGTAGCCCAGCATGAGGCTATTGTGTCTCTCGCTGCTTTAGTGAACCTGAACCCAAATATCTTATACGAAGATTTTCGTCGATATCTTCAAAAAAGAAAAAATTTCCGCGGCTCTTCAGAGCAAAAGGATACTCTCGTGGCTCTTCAGCAAGAGAGTGTGGCAGAGGAATATGAACGTACACTCCTTGCGATGCTTATTAAGTTTCCGGATAAAACAGCCCTTGAAATGATAGAAAGCATGATTACTCCCGAAATGTTTACAAATGAACGTTATCGAGAGTGGTTTTATTATCTCATAGAAAATAAGCCAACAATGGCTATTATGTATGAAAAGGTAGCCGAAGACGATGCGCTTTGCAAGAAAATTGCGGAACCCGGAGAAGAGAATGTAACCCCAGAGAAATTCATGGAACTTATATATACCTTTTATGCTTATTATGTCAAAAGAAAAAGTCAAGAGTGTACCTTGAAACTTCAGCAAGCCCAAAAACAGCAGGCTGATGCAGATTGGTTGAAAACCTTGTACACCGAAAAAACTCATCTAGAAGAAGAACTTCAAAAGGTACGACAGATTCTGGATGAACTTCACCAGCAAGTATGGCAGTAG
- a CDS encoding polyphenol oxidase family protein, whose translation MTNHLFTLYHHKPLMGSTLRGASQYAYHTLEKEEDYPPVTSSRNELCQRLGFPHLVTLHQTHSSIVHRVSEENLWYFLQNPLIEGDGLWTTLPDILLGVFTADCLPLFFWSEDVVGIVHAGRRGIQKEIHKVFVEEVMKAGYDISRFQFLIGPHIRQCCYQVGEDVAQEFSFTYAIQKNNGWYLDLEKKVINDLQNMGVKRGESIPICTFCSDPSLWYSYRRGDRHCRHLHFIGQKKEKKN comes from the coding sequence ATGACGAACCATCTCTTTACCCTTTACCATCATAAACCACTCATGGGTTCCACTCTTCGAGGGGCATCACAATATGCCTATCATACGCTGGAAAAAGAAGAGGATTATCCCCCTGTTACCTCTTCAAGAAATGAACTCTGTCAAAGATTAGGTTTTCCTCATCTGGTAACCCTTCATCAGACTCATTCTTCTATAGTTCATCGAGTATCAGAGGAAAATCTCTGGTATTTTCTTCAAAATCCTTTGATAGAAGGAGATGGACTCTGGACAACGCTTCCTGATATTTTGTTAGGCGTATTTACCGCTGATTGTCTTCCGTTGTTTTTCTGGTCAGAAGACGTGGTTGGCATAGTTCATGCAGGAAGACGTGGCATCCAAAAGGAAATCCATAAAGTGTTCGTAGAAGAGGTGATGAAGGCGGGGTATGATATTTCTCGTTTTCAATTTTTGATAGGTCCCCATATACGGCAGTGTTGCTACCAGGTGGGAGAGGATGTTGCTCAAGAGTTTTCTTTCACCTATGCTATTCAAAAAAACAATGGCTGGTATCTTGATCTTGAAAAAAAAGTGATCAATGATCTTCAGAATATGGGTGTCAAACGGGGGGAGAGTATACCTATTTGTACTTTTTGCAGTGATCCTAGCCTCTGGTATTCGTATCGTAGAGGTGATAGACATTGTCGTCACCTTCATTTCATCGGACAAAAAAAAGAGAAAAAAAATTAG
- a CDS encoding SpoIIE family protein phosphatase, producing MALGIQDLEAILDISQKINSLARPKDILQDIALYATKLLNAEGASVLLVDQETGDLHFEVAFGLSFDKLLSIVVPRGKGIAGQVAQTKTYRIVNDTSQEKDFYSGVDRLTQTQTRNLVAVPLLRNDIVIGVLEVVNARDGGFDEEDVLLLQSFANQAAIAIWNSFLYQEIKDRAKEMEYLYRISNLTTSSFNQREVFDQIVSLIQEVFESERVSIMFHDEKKNALILFAGTGMDKDLTEKIQIPLDSDRISAMVMKKNRAFFTNNIEQQGIKNKRLRYQKGAFMAVPIRSKNIPIGVLSVSEPHENVSYSIEKVKLLQTIASQVGYTYEALNIYQERIEHEKLRKEIDILRMLQNALLIKDFTHFSKLSLGAQMIPAEVVGGDFYDVFELDKNHIGFVIGDVSGKGLPASLFMAVSRSVLKAYAYQLQEPDKVLEKANNILYDDSRVGMFVTVFYGVLNLETSELRYANAGHNMQYVYRGQTNQIHLLTGKGIPLGIQPKTEYESQSIMLNPYDLVFLVTDGVIEANNANGVEFGFQNLKKVVETYGNMSASAFVQALIREVEKWSEGVLPWDDITVLAFKLA from the coding sequence ATGGCTTTGGGTATTCAGGATCTTGAGGCTATTCTCGATATCAGTCAAAAGATCAACTCTCTTGCAAGACCAAAAGATATTTTACAGGATATTGCTTTGTATGCCACCAAACTTCTGAATGCAGAAGGGGCTTCTGTTCTTTTAGTTGATCAGGAGACAGGTGATCTTCATTTTGAGGTGGCTTTTGGGCTTAGTTTCGATAAACTTTTGTCAATTGTTGTTCCTCGCGGCAAGGGTATAGCCGGACAGGTAGCCCAGACAAAAACCTACCGGATTGTGAACGATACCAGTCAGGAAAAGGATTTTTATAGTGGTGTGGATAGGCTTACCCAGACTCAAACGCGTAACCTGGTAGCGGTTCCCTTGCTAAGAAACGATATTGTCATTGGGGTACTTGAGGTAGTAAATGCAAGAGATGGGGGCTTCGATGAAGAAGATGTATTGCTTCTGCAAAGTTTTGCCAACCAGGCAGCTATTGCTATATGGAACTCTTTTCTTTATCAGGAGATAAAAGACAGAGCCAAAGAGATGGAGTATCTTTACAGGATTAGTAACCTCACGACGTCATCTTTTAACCAGAGAGAGGTTTTTGATCAAATCGTGTCGCTTATTCAAGAGGTTTTTGAGTCTGAAAGAGTATCCATAATGTTTCATGATGAAAAAAAGAATGCCTTAATTCTTTTTGCTGGAACAGGGATGGATAAAGACCTTACGGAAAAGATTCAGATTCCCCTTGATTCGGATCGTATTTCTGCCATGGTGATGAAAAAAAACAGGGCTTTTTTTACTAACAATATTGAACAGCAAGGAATAAAAAATAAACGTTTACGTTATCAAAAGGGTGCTTTTATGGCTGTTCCTATACGGAGTAAAAATATTCCTATAGGTGTTCTTAGTGTAAGTGAACCGCATGAGAATGTTTCCTATTCTATAGAAAAGGTAAAACTTCTCCAGACTATTGCGTCGCAGGTAGGGTATACGTATGAAGCACTGAATATTTATCAAGAGCGAATTGAACACGAAAAACTTCGTAAAGAAATAGATATTCTTCGTATGCTTCAAAATGCTCTTCTTATTAAAGACTTTACCCATTTTTCTAAACTTTCTCTAGGGGCTCAAATGATCCCTGCTGAAGTAGTAGGTGGAGACTTCTACGATGTATTTGAACTGGACAAAAATCATATAGGGTTTGTTATAGGGGATGTTTCTGGAAAGGGATTGCCGGCTTCTCTTTTTATGGCTGTTTCTCGAAGTGTTTTGAAAGCTTATGCTTATCAATTACAGGAACCGGATAAGGTTCTGGAGAAAGCTAATAACATTCTCTATGATGATTCCCGGGTAGGGATGTTTGTTACTGTTTTCTATGGGGTACTGAATCTTGAAACCTCTGAATTACGCTATGCAAATGCCGGACACAATATGCAGTATGTCTATCGTGGACAGACGAATCAGATACATCTTCTTACAGGAAAAGGCATACCACTCGGAATTCAACCAAAAACTGAATATGAGTCTCAGTCAATCATGCTCAATCCTTATGATCTTGTATTCCTGGTAACAGACGGGGTTATTGAGGCAAATAATGCGAATGGCGTAGAATTTGGGTTTCAAAACCTCAAGAAAGTTGTTGAAACGTATGGAAACATGAGTGCTTCAGCCTTTGTTCAGGCGTTGATTCGAGAGGTGGAAAAATGGAGTGAAGGGGTTTTGCCCTGGGATGATATTACCGTGCTGGCGTTTAAGTTGGCTTAA